The genomic interval TTCGCCCTGACTGAACCCCTTGCCGGATCGGATGCTGCCAGCCTCACTTCAGAAGCGCTGGTGTTTAGGGGGGAAGATGGCAAGCTGTATCTGCGGCTAAACTTCCGCAAACGGTATATTACGCTGGGCGCGATCGCTACCCTGATTGGTCTTGCTTTCAGACTGCGTGACCCAGAAAATCTTTTGGGCAAAGGCGAAAATGTCGGCATTACCTGTGCCCTGATTCCCGCCGATACCCCTGGGATGATGCTGGGAAAACGCCACGATCCAATGGGTGTGCCGTTCTATAACTCGCCTGTAGAAGGTCGCGATGTAGTCGTCTCCACCGATCAAATTATCGGTGGCGTAGAACAGGCAGGACAGGGCTGGAAGATGTTGATGCAAACCCTGGCTGCGGGTCGGGGCATTAGTTTTCCGGCAACCTGTACGGGCGTTGCCAAACTGGTTACCCGTGTGACTGGAGCGCATGCAGTGGTGCGGCGTCAGTTTGGACTTTCGATCGGACGGTTTGAAGGCATCGAAGAACCCCTTGCCCGCATTGGTGGCTTAACCTATCTCATGGAAGCGGCGCGCACCTACACCTGTGGTGCGGTTGATCAGGGCGAAAAGCCCTCCGTCGTTTCGGCGATCGCCAAGTACCACTTCACCGAACTTGCCCGTCTACTGGTCAACGATGGCATGGATATCCTCGGTGGCTCCGGCATCTGCCGGGGACCGAGAAACCTGCTGGCAAACATTTACACCGCTCTCCCGATCACCATTACCGTCGAAGGAGCCAACATCCTCACCCGCACGCTGATGATCTTCGGGCAGGGAGCGATTCGCTGCCATCCCTATGTCTATCAGGAAATTGAAGCGATTCAGCAGAATAATGCGATCGCCTTCGATCGTGCCCTCTGGCACCACCTCGGTTTAACGGTACGCAATGGATTTCGGGCAACCTTACTCAGCCTATCGCGGGGCCTACTCGCCCGTTCCCCCGTATCCGGTTCCACTGCCCGCTATTACCGCAAACTGTCCTGGGCGTCAGCAACCTTTGCCTTCTTAACGGACCTTGCCCTCTTTACCTTTGGGGGCACCCTCAAACGGCAGGAGAAGCTAACGGGACGCTTTGCCGATGTCCTATCCTGGATGTACCTGGGCACCGCAACCCTGCGTCGATTTGAGGCGGAAGGGTGCAAATCCGAAGACTTACCCCTGGTGGATTGGGCAATGCAGTATGCGTTTGCCCAAATTCAGCAGGGAGTTGAGGAGATTCTTGCAAATCTACCCATCCCCGTTCTGGGAAGTATTCTGCGTGGGCCTATGTTGGCGTGGTGGCGACTGAATCCGATCGGCACGTTACCCGCTGATGCGTTGGGAAGTC from Kovacikia minuta CCNUW1 carries:
- a CDS encoding acyl-CoA dehydrogenase, which codes for MISLPFTIALPLLLLFLLVLGYLGVSLWAWSLYLAALLLLFPIPLWGWLLFGLVTLSLNLPPLRQQLISKPLLKGLKALKVLPTISDTERAAIEAGTVWVEGEFFTGAPNFDRLNREPYPHLTPEIQAFLDGPVEQVCRMATDWEIYRRKDMPLEVWDYLKQERFFGMMIPKEYGGLGFSNLAYSSVMVKLASRSFTHTATVGVTNSLGPAKLLLNYGTQAQKDYYLPRLATGAEIPCFALTEPLAGSDAASLTSEALVFRGEDGKLYLRLNFRKRYITLGAIATLIGLAFRLRDPENLLGKGENVGITCALIPADTPGMMLGKRHDPMGVPFYNSPVEGRDVVVSTDQIIGGVEQAGQGWKMLMQTLAAGRGISFPATCTGVAKLVTRVTGAHAVVRRQFGLSIGRFEGIEEPLARIGGLTYLMEAARTYTCGAVDQGEKPSVVSAIAKYHFTELARLLVNDGMDILGGSGICRGPRNLLANIYTALPITITVEGANILTRTLMIFGQGAIRCHPYVYQEIEAIQQNNAIAFDRALWHHLGLTVRNGFRATLLSLSRGLLARSPVSGSTARYYRKLSWASATFAFLTDLALFTFGGTLKRQEKLTGRFADVLSWMYLGTATLRRFEAEGCKSEDLPLVDWAMQYAFAQIQQGVEEILANLPIPVLGSILRGPMLAWWRLNPIGTLPADALGSQVAQRLQTPGSDRDRLTANIYIPNHPDEALGRLEQAFRLSSEAEAIFKTIKAASQSGQLPQAKPEQLIDAAIAANVITEADAHLIREATAARNDAVQVDSFTLEEYQQGSPAISVVARSPVKI